A region of Laspinema palackyanum D2c DNA encodes the following proteins:
- a CDS encoding methyl-accepting chemotaxis protein, translating to MLDSLKLRGRILACIIIPLLVSGVLATLIVSTVKKAEELDEQIGVSSEVIDHLAEATLQAIRMERSTRGYLVSATDRHRQGFETGSESYSRLINSLEPKIAQLEDPVQRQRFQEYTQLGNQLRQADLQMLQLAQTGQREAAVALFSTDQSSNIVRDIESIYNAFVQQERETVAARKVQAQAALHLSLAVAGWGSALVGLMTIAIGAKLASSIRDRIERAIHEVATSSTEFAATFSHQETSTNAQAISVNQTTSSMEELNASSKATAEQAESAAANAILVLNLVDSSTHHELPVHLSYGLGSNNSTLLSRNRQIGQQNTSLKQTVHQIANRIEQLTQQLSQIDGIASNVSNIANQTNMLALNASVEAVRAGEAGKGFGVVATEIRKLADHSGRCADRINSLVKEIQSATSLTVQVTEEGTKTVEVVVEAIDEIVNNTQQISLTAQQQAIAIQQVFEAMNALNRIASETVNSISQAKMGTEKLNQAALDLKEMV from the coding sequence ATGTTGGACAGCTTAAAACTGAGGGGACGAATTCTTGCCTGCATTATTATCCCATTGTTAGTGTCCGGTGTACTGGCTACCCTGATTGTTTCAACGGTTAAAAAAGCCGAGGAACTCGATGAACAGATTGGGGTTTCTTCAGAAGTCATTGATCATTTGGCCGAAGCCACCCTGCAAGCGATTCGCATGGAACGCTCAACCCGAGGATATTTGGTGAGTGCAACCGATCGCCATCGCCAAGGATTTGAAACAGGTAGCGAGTCCTATAGCCGGTTGATTAATAGCTTAGAACCCAAAATTGCTCAACTGGAGGACCCGGTACAACGGCAGCGATTTCAGGAGTACACTCAGTTAGGAAATCAACTGCGACAAGCTGATCTGCAAATGCTCCAACTGGCACAAACGGGTCAAAGGGAGGCAGCGGTGGCCTTATTTTCAACGGACCAAAGTAGCAATATCGTCCGGGATATCGAGTCGATTTACAATGCCTTTGTCCAACAAGAACGAGAGACAGTGGCGGCTAGAAAAGTACAAGCGCAAGCAGCGTTACATTTGTCCCTCGCCGTTGCCGGGTGGGGAAGTGCCCTCGTGGGGTTGATGACGATCGCCATTGGTGCCAAACTCGCCTCTAGCATCCGCGATCGCATCGAACGTGCCATTCATGAAGTGGCAACCTCCTCTACGGAATTTGCCGCTACCTTCAGTCACCAGGAAACTTCCACGAACGCTCAAGCGATTTCCGTCAACCAAACGACGAGCTCAATGGAAGAGTTGAATGCATCCTCCAAAGCCACTGCGGAACAAGCCGAATCTGCTGCGGCTAACGCGATTCTGGTCTTAAACTTAGTGGATTCCTCCACCCATCATGAACTGCCGGTGCATCTGTCCTACGGTTTGGGTTCCAATAACTCCACCCTTCTATCCCGCAATCGCCAGATTGGACAGCAAAATACCAGTTTAAAACAAACCGTCCATCAGATTGCCAACCGCATCGAACAACTCACCCAACAACTGTCTCAAATTGATGGAATTGCCAGTAACGTTAGCAATATCGCCAATCAAACGAATATGTTAGCCCTCAATGCTTCCGTTGAAGCCGTTCGGGCGGGGGAAGCGGGGAAAGGATTTGGGGTGGTTGCCACAGAAATTCGCAAACTGGCGGACCACAGTGGCCGATGTGCCGATCGCATTAATTCTCTGGTTAAAGAAATTCAATCGGCCACTTCCCTAACCGTTCAGGTTACAGAAGAAGGGACAAAAACCGTAGAAGTAGTGGTGGAAGCGATTGATGAAATTGTTAATAATACGCAACAAATTTCATTAACCGCCCAACAGCAGGCGATCGCCATTCAGCAGGTTTTTGAAGCCATGAATGCCCTAAATAGAATTGCCTCAGAAACTGTTAACAGTATTTCTCAGGCAAAAATGGGCACTGAAAAACTCAATCAAGCCGCCCTCGACCTCAAAGAAATGGTCTGA
- a CDS encoding hybrid sensor histidine kinase/response regulator has protein sequence MIDDEELRVTFKVASEEHLQKLNEGLLHLEQQPDDLGKLEELMREAHSLKGDAGMLGVKDIATLAHQWEHLLGTVKRKETPLTPELCDRLYHGLDAIAKLVEESVTGEDAGVNTFYVLAYLMGASSDTKETETKSAPPQPQETENSPPREPIPPEQRDSLQETLDRVDSVTETEGTESFQATEEQSDLNREQALEEARFEMLEVISQVEIAASSPATVSATVNGHNVAQKHPIPGNSKPLGSSPPPPPLGGDRRRDSGLAQPPVLPPLVPVTPAQTDTSNYRIDTIRVETRNLDSLMTQTGELTVSKIRIAHRLSEVEEIVTLWEEWSRDSFVNRFALEEVMRGNRNGSLDRLQSFHHRIEDRLERLGQIVNRLRNSVYEDNARLDTIAEELEEGIRTLRLLPLSTIFTLFPRMVRDLAKQEGKQVELLIEGGDTRADKRILEEMKDPLMHIIRNAIDHGIETPGDRQQKGKPPKATIILKGYQTANNIVIEIRDDGRGLDLEKIKQTALKRGICREEELAAMTPHQIHSLIFTPGFSTRTFVTEVSGRGVGLDVVRTNVERLKGSIHIDSTPGVGTTLRLSLGTTLATAHVLLVEVEGIAYALPVEFVQLARLVPESDIFALEGRETIILDGQPVSVVKLADLLELPPRGILNSSKSMNTSSLPCIILQVGEERLGILVDALVDEQDVVLKPQSKLLKRVRNVAGATILGTGEVCMVLNPHDLLKSVRKPRKSIAPAKPQPESDRKLLVLLVEDSIATRTQEKRILENAGYEVVTAVDGVDGYNKLRTRNFDAVISDVQMPNLDGLGLVTKIRQHKEYSELPIILVTSLASDDDKRRGAEAGANSYIPKSSFNQDLLLQTLKRLI, from the coding sequence ATGATCGACGATGAAGAACTCAGAGTTACATTCAAAGTAGCCAGTGAAGAGCATCTGCAGAAACTCAACGAAGGGTTATTGCACCTAGAACAGCAGCCGGATGACTTGGGGAAACTCGAAGAATTGATGCGAGAAGCCCATAGTCTGAAAGGAGATGCGGGAATGCTGGGGGTGAAAGATATTGCCACCCTGGCACATCAGTGGGAACATCTGCTGGGAACGGTTAAGCGCAAAGAAACCCCCTTAACCCCAGAGTTGTGCGATCGCCTTTATCATGGCTTAGATGCGATCGCCAAACTCGTTGAGGAATCCGTCACCGGCGAAGATGCCGGAGTCAATACCTTTTACGTCCTCGCCTACTTAATGGGCGCTTCCTCCGACACCAAGGAGACCGAAACTAAAAGCGCGCCACCCCAACCCCAGGAAACCGAAAACTCCCCACCCAGAGAACCGATCCCCCCGGAACAGAGGGACAGTCTCCAAGAGACCTTAGACCGGGTAGACTCTGTAACGGAAACCGAAGGGACAGAAAGCTTCCAGGCAACGGAGGAACAGAGCGACCTAAACCGGGAACAAGCCCTAGAAGAAGCCCGCTTTGAAATGCTAGAGGTCATATCCCAGGTAGAAATCGCCGCCAGTTCCCCGGCCACAGTCAGCGCCACAGTCAATGGGCATAATGTGGCTCAAAAACATCCGATTCCGGGGAACTCTAAACCCCTGGGCAGTAGCCCACCTCCCCCACCCCTAGGGGGCGATCGCCGTCGAGACTCCGGCCTAGCTCAACCTCCAGTCCTGCCCCCCCTCGTCCCAGTCACCCCAGCTCAAACCGATACCAGCAACTACCGGATCGACACCATTCGGGTCGAAACCCGCAATCTGGATAGTCTGATGACCCAAACCGGGGAACTCACCGTCAGCAAAATCCGAATTGCCCATCGCCTCTCGGAAGTCGAAGAAATTGTCACCCTCTGGGAAGAATGGAGTCGCGATAGCTTTGTCAATCGCTTTGCCCTCGAAGAAGTCATGCGGGGCAACCGCAATGGCTCCTTAGACCGCTTGCAAAGCTTTCATCATCGCATCGAAGACCGACTCGAACGCCTCGGCCAAATTGTCAACCGCCTCAGAAATTCAGTTTATGAAGATAACGCCCGCCTCGACACCATTGCCGAGGAACTCGAAGAAGGCATCCGGACCTTGCGCCTGCTGCCCTTATCCACCATCTTTACCCTATTTCCTCGGATGGTGCGGGATTTAGCCAAACAAGAAGGCAAGCAAGTAGAACTGCTGATTGAAGGGGGAGACACCCGCGCCGATAAGCGCATCCTGGAAGAAATGAAAGACCCGTTGATGCATATCATCCGCAATGCGATCGACCACGGCATCGAAACCCCTGGCGATCGCCAACAAAAAGGCAAACCCCCCAAAGCCACCATTATCCTCAAAGGCTACCAAACCGCCAACAACATCGTCATCGAAATCCGCGATGATGGGCGCGGACTCGACCTAGAAAAAATCAAACAAACCGCCCTCAAGCGGGGAATCTGCCGAGAAGAAGAACTCGCTGCCATGACCCCCCACCAAATCCATAGCCTAATTTTCACCCCAGGATTCTCCACCCGGACCTTCGTCACCGAGGTATCTGGGCGCGGGGTGGGACTGGATGTGGTTCGCACCAACGTCGAACGGCTCAAAGGCAGTATTCATATTGACTCCACCCCGGGAGTGGGCACCACCCTGCGCTTATCTCTGGGCACCACCCTCGCCACAGCTCATGTTCTCCTGGTTGAAGTAGAAGGGATTGCCTACGCCCTGCCGGTGGAGTTCGTGCAACTGGCTCGTTTAGTTCCGGAGAGCGATATTTTTGCCCTAGAAGGACGGGAAACGATTATTTTAGACGGACAACCCGTTTCTGTGGTCAAACTCGCCGATTTGCTGGAACTGCCCCCAAGAGGCATTCTCAATTCCTCCAAAAGCATGAATACTTCCAGTCTGCCTTGCATTATTCTCCAAGTGGGGGAAGAACGCCTGGGAATCCTGGTGGATGCCTTGGTGGATGAGCAAGATGTGGTGCTTAAACCCCAAAGCAAACTGCTCAAACGGGTCCGGAATGTGGCGGGAGCAACGATTTTGGGAACTGGGGAAGTCTGTATGGTGTTAAATCCCCATGACTTGCTCAAGTCTGTGCGAAAGCCGAGAAAATCTATTGCTCCGGCGAAACCGCAGCCCGAGAGCGATCGCAAATTATTAGTCTTGCTCGTAGAAGACTCGATCGCCACCCGCACCCAAGAAAAACGCATTCTCGAAAATGCGGGATATGAGGTCGTCACCGCTGTGGATGGTGTCGATGGCTACAATAAACTTAGAACTCGGAACTTTGATGCGGTGATCTCCGATGTCCAAATGCCGAATTTGGATGGTTTAGGGCTAGTGACCAAAATTCGTCAGCATAAGGAATATTCTGAATTGCCGATTATTCTGGTGACCTCCCTAGCGAGTGATGATGATAAACGCCGGGGGGCCGAAGCCGGGGCTAATTCCTACATTCCCAAAAGCAGTTTCAATCAAGACCTGTTATTACAAACGCTCAAACGGCTGATTTAG
- a CDS encoding CHASE domain-containing protein has translation MAVHWKNVGRIKNALLGIQTYLPVGLTLLVGLSLSAIAARGVYEWERRAAQDNLFQRRESMKITLQSDLDEYVKVTRSLGAWYDISGQVTEENFQRFSQSFFENYPGIFGMAWLEKVPRSQRRAFEQQMQAQGKENFQIRDRDPDGNLVPAGDRREYFPILYGQPATRYKGPLLGLDPSYEPRVSAAITRGKNQGEIALTERFLLADGKTYGVAMFRPVYRGGDRPAGIRDRRNTFRGMTYTVYSLSNLLQRSLGGLTLHHLDFYLLDPGAEPNNQVLIFYDSATQKFIADTRLKEPEPLSPQSLCYKNPSLCTQTLNVADREWTLVLRPTPSFQGFIWDTLAILAIGLLLTIIIAIYLGLSIRRTRDLEAAMQKLQTTQGQLIQAEKMSSIGQLVAGVAHEINNPVSFIYGNVNHADEYVKDLLFLLGLYQQHYPDPAAEIQEEAEAMDVDFIIEDLPKTIKSMTVGAERIQNIVLSLRNFSRTDEAEIKAVDIHQGLNSTLMILQHRLKATAGHQAIQVVKKYAELPLVECYPGQLNQVFMNLLANAIDALEDTLAENPSKDYIPTLTLCTEVLQKSPPANPIDGAAVNPEFIVIWIEDNGGGIPPDILPNIFNPFFTTKPIGKGTGLGLSISYQIIVEKHLGKLNCFSKLGKGTEFRIQLPVSHIGQNHPS, from the coding sequence ATGGCGGTTCATTGGAAAAATGTCGGACGAATTAAAAACGCCCTTTTGGGAATCCAGACCTACCTTCCGGTTGGCTTAACTTTACTCGTTGGTTTGTCCCTGTCTGCGATCGCTGCCCGAGGAGTGTATGAATGGGAACGAAGAGCCGCACAGGACAACTTATTTCAACGCCGGGAGAGCATGAAGATCACCTTACAAAGTGATCTGGATGAATATGTTAAAGTCACCCGCTCCCTGGGTGCATGGTATGATATTTCCGGTCAGGTGACTGAGGAAAATTTTCAGCGGTTTTCCCAATCCTTTTTTGAGAATTATCCGGGAATTTTCGGGATGGCATGGCTAGAAAAAGTGCCGAGGTCACAACGGAGGGCTTTTGAGCAGCAAATGCAAGCTCAAGGGAAGGAAAATTTCCAGATTCGCGATCGCGACCCCGATGGCAACTTAGTCCCGGCGGGCGATCGCCGGGAATATTTTCCCATTCTCTATGGACAACCCGCCACTCGCTATAAAGGACCACTGTTGGGACTGGACCCCAGTTATGAACCCAGGGTGAGCGCGGCGATCACCCGAGGAAAAAACCAGGGAGAGATAGCGCTAACGGAACGATTTCTATTAGCCGATGGGAAGACTTATGGGGTGGCGATGTTTCGACCTGTGTACCGGGGAGGCGATCGGCCCGCCGGAATCCGCGATCGCCGCAATACTTTTAGGGGAATGACTTACACCGTCTATAGTCTCTCCAATTTGTTGCAACGGTCCCTCGGCGGATTAACCCTTCATCACCTAGATTTTTACTTACTCGACCCGGGAGCGGAACCCAATAATCAGGTCCTGATTTTTTATGACTCGGCCACCCAAAAATTTATTGCCGATACCCGTCTGAAAGAACCTGAACCCCTCTCTCCCCAGTCTTTGTGCTACAAAAATCCCAGCCTCTGTACCCAGACCCTTAACGTGGCCGATCGCGAATGGACTCTTGTCCTGCGTCCCACCCCAAGCTTTCAGGGATTCATTTGGGACACCTTAGCAATCCTGGCGATCGGCTTGCTCCTCACCATAATCATCGCCATTTATTTAGGACTATCCATCCGCCGGACCAGAGATTTAGAAGCAGCAATGCAGAAGTTACAAACCACCCAGGGTCAACTGATTCAAGCGGAAAAAATGTCCTCCATTGGTCAATTAGTCGCCGGGGTTGCTCATGAAATTAATAACCCCGTCAGTTTTATTTACGGTAATGTTAATCATGCCGACGAATATGTAAAAGACTTACTTTTCCTGCTGGGGCTCTATCAACAACACTATCCCGACCCGGCGGCGGAAATTCAAGAAGAAGCCGAAGCAATGGATGTAGATTTTATTATAGAAGATTTACCCAAAACCATTAAATCCATGACAGTCGGGGCCGAACGGATTCAAAATATCGTCTTGAGTTTGCGAAATTTTTCCCGCACGGATGAAGCAGAAATCAAGGCCGTAGACATTCATCAAGGGCTGAATAGTACATTGATGATTTTGCAACATCGACTCAAAGCCACCGCTGGACATCAGGCGATTCAAGTCGTCAAAAAATACGCCGAGTTACCCTTAGTGGAGTGCTATCCGGGGCAACTGAATCAGGTGTTTATGAATCTCCTAGCCAATGCAATTGATGCCTTGGAAGACACCCTGGCTGAAAACCCTTCAAAAGACTATATCCCCACCCTCACCCTCTGTACCGAAGTCCTGCAAAAAAGTCCACCGGCAAACCCGATTGACGGGGCTGCGGTGAACCCGGAGTTCATCGTAATTTGGATTGAGGATAATGGAGGAGGAATTCCTCCGGACATTCTTCCCAATATTTTTAACCCATTTTTTACCACTAAACCCATTGGGAAAGGAACCGGATTAGGGCTGTCAATTAGCTATCAAATTATTGTTGAAAAACATTTAGGAAAGTTAAACTGTTTTTCAAAACTGGGAAAAGGAACAGAATTCCGGATTCAATTGCCGGTGAGTCACATCGGGCAGAACCACCCATCGTAA
- a CDS encoding methyl-accepting chemotaxis protein — protein MLFNLKLKARILLGYSIPLIFSISSAALVFVSSQKVQQEVSNLEEGAALVRESDRLALRLMSIQRSARGYVIDQEEFIPEAVEADLTRFENSVNYLKSHVEEPGQKERLEGILTLSQRTIAFNKNLINLVQQNRVPEAIKAYATPEREQLNRELETLLEEFNQREDELQKEKSERTNEVLNLLSILVLVSTAITAIVAWALGWAIASRITDTLSDTTNTIASSSTEIAAMTEQQERVANQQASAVHETCTTMEQLGLSSQESSERAEATTVQVEQIANQILHLSEQVNQIDKIAGLVSDIANQTNMLALNAAVEAVRAGEQGKGFGVVASEIRKLADRSKQSAEKISDLVTDIERATNSAVMVTKDGTRSVESVVSAVNHIAVNAQQISLSAKQQALAIQQTLDAMNSLTQSAQETASGIAQTKISIQQLNHIALKLQREI, from the coding sequence ATGTTGTTTAATTTAAAGTTAAAAGCCAGAATTCTCTTAGGTTATTCCATCCCTTTAATATTTTCCATTAGTTCCGCAGCCTTAGTTTTTGTCAGCAGCCAGAAAGTTCAGCAAGAAGTCAGCAATTTAGAAGAGGGGGCGGCTCTAGTCCGGGAGTCTGACCGTCTAGCTCTAAGGTTAATGTCCATCCAACGCTCGGCAAGAGGTTACGTTATCGACCAGGAAGAATTTATTCCCGAGGCAGTTGAGGCCGACCTCACCCGCTTTGAAAATTCGGTAAACTATTTAAAAAGTCATGTAGAAGAACCTGGACAAAAAGAAAGATTAGAGGGAATTTTAACCCTGAGTCAAAGAACGATTGCCTTTAATAAAAATCTGATTAATTTAGTCCAACAAAACCGAGTACCGGAGGCGATAAAAGCCTATGCCACTCCGGAACGAGAACAATTGAATCGGGAACTAGAAACCCTCTTGGAGGAGTTCAACCAACGGGAAGATGAGCTTCAAAAGGAAAAAAGCGAGCGCACCAATGAGGTCCTCAACTTATTGAGCATCTTGGTGTTAGTGAGTACCGCAATCACGGCGATCGTAGCCTGGGCATTGGGATGGGCGATCGCCAGCCGGATTACCGACACCCTCAGCGACACCACCAACACCATCGCCTCCTCCTCCACAGAAATCGCTGCGATGACCGAACAACAAGAGCGCGTTGCCAACCAACAAGCCAGTGCAGTTCATGAAACCTGCACCACAATGGAACAACTGGGCCTCTCCTCTCAGGAGTCCTCCGAACGCGCCGAAGCCACCACCGTTCAAGTCGAACAAATTGCCAATCAAATTTTGCATCTGAGTGAGCAAGTCAACCAAATCGACAAAATTGCCGGATTAGTCAGCGATATCGCCAATCAAACCAATATGTTAGCACTCAATGCGGCGGTCGAAGCAGTCCGGGCCGGAGAGCAAGGTAAAGGCTTTGGCGTTGTCGCTTCAGAAATTCGGAAACTGGCCGATCGCAGCAAACAATCCGCCGAGAAAATTAGCGACCTAGTAACCGATATTGAACGGGCGACCAATTCAGCGGTGATGGTCACCAAAGACGGAACTCGCAGCGTAGAAAGCGTGGTTTCTGCCGTCAATCACATCGCCGTCAACGCGCAACAAATCTCCTTGAGTGCCAAACAACAAGCCCTGGCGATCCAACAAACCCTGGATGCCATGAATAGTCTGACTCAAAGCGCCCAAGAAACCGCCAGCGGGATCGCCCAAACCAAAATCAGCATTCAACAACTCAATCACATCGCCCTCAAGTTACAGCGGGAAATTTAG
- a CDS encoding elongation factor G produces the protein MTEKVVSDVRNVAIVGPYLSGKTTLLESLLFVTGAISRKGNVKEGTTVGDSSPEARDRQMSVEISSATTEYKDVRFTFVDCPGSIEFIQETYNALKGTGAAVVVCEPEVSRVLTLAPLFKFLDDWEIPHIVFVNKMDRAKDSFMDVLHALKAVSTRPLVPHQYPILKGSDPVGFIDLVTEQAYHYHGGSDPDPIPLPEELKQEEHEARQEMLEELANFDDRLLEELLEEIEPSQDEIVADLKMELGADLIVPVFMGVADSDYGVRPLLDALIREAPEPKTTADRRGIPLHSGEPLAQVIKTYYTPQGGKMSLVRVWKGEITDNMTLNGVRIGGMYRMKGQQTETIQKAVEGDIVALSRMEGIQTGDTLTTGEGKLKSELPKAEQLPPVFALAIAPERRSDEVKISAALTKLLEEDPALAWEQNPDTHEIILWGQGEIHIKVTLDRLRRKYNLPMITQVPHVPYKETIRKAAPRVHGRYKHQSGGHGQFGDVYLEIKPMPRGEGYHFNDKIVGGVVPKQYIPGVEMGVREYLNQGPLGFPVVDIAVTLTDGSYHSVDSSEQSFKQAARLAMQEGLAQCEPTLLEPIASVEICAPTDFTSNMMQLISGRRGQILGYEPLENWKSWDKVLAYLPQAEMQDLIVELRSLTMGVGFFRWKYDHLQEVPDKLTDRLLAAAANGNGNSK, from the coding sequence ATGACCGAAAAAGTTGTCTCCGACGTGCGAAACGTCGCAATTGTAGGCCCATATCTGAGTGGAAAAACCACCTTACTCGAAAGCCTGTTGTTTGTAACAGGTGCAATTAGTAGGAAAGGGAACGTCAAAGAAGGGACAACCGTGGGGGATAGTTCCCCCGAAGCGCGCGATCGCCAAATGAGTGTAGAGATATCCTCCGCCACCACCGAATACAAGGATGTCCGCTTCACCTTCGTAGACTGCCCCGGGTCCATAGAATTTATCCAAGAAACCTACAACGCCCTCAAAGGAACCGGTGCCGCCGTCGTCGTCTGCGAACCGGAAGTCAGCCGGGTGCTCACCTTAGCCCCCTTATTTAAGTTCTTAGATGACTGGGAAATCCCCCATATCGTCTTTGTCAACAAAATGGATCGCGCTAAAGATAGCTTTATGGACGTACTCCACGCCCTCAAAGCCGTCTCCACCCGGCCCTTAGTCCCCCATCAATATCCCATTCTCAAAGGCTCAGACCCCGTGGGGTTTATCGATCTGGTCACGGAACAAGCCTATCACTACCACGGTGGCAGTGACCCCGACCCCATACCCCTCCCCGAGGAACTCAAACAAGAAGAACATGAGGCTCGTCAGGAGATGTTAGAAGAGTTAGCCAACTTTGACGATCGCCTCCTCGAAGAACTCCTTGAAGAGATTGAACCCTCCCAGGATGAAATCGTCGCCGACCTCAAAATGGAATTAGGGGCCGATTTAATCGTCCCCGTCTTTATGGGCGTAGCGGATTCAGATTATGGCGTCAGACCCTTGCTTGATGCTCTGATTCGGGAAGCACCGGAACCCAAAACCACCGCCGATCGCCGGGGAATCCCCCTGCATTCCGGTGAACCCTTAGCCCAAGTGATTAAAACCTATTACACCCCGCAAGGGGGCAAAATGTCCCTCGTGCGGGTGTGGAAAGGAGAAATCACCGATAACATGACCCTCAACGGCGTCCGGATTGGGGGAATGTATCGGATGAAGGGACAGCAAACGGAAACCATTCAGAAGGCAGTCGAGGGAGATATTGTCGCCCTCTCGCGCATGGAAGGGATTCAGACGGGAGATACCCTCACCACCGGGGAAGGTAAGCTCAAATCAGAATTACCCAAAGCAGAACAACTGCCTCCAGTTTTTGCCCTGGCGATCGCCCCAGAACGGCGCAGCGACGAAGTGAAAATCAGCGCCGCCTTGACCAAACTCCTAGAAGAAGACCCCGCCCTCGCCTGGGAACAAAATCCCGATACTCACGAAATTATCCTCTGGGGTCAAGGGGAAATTCATATCAAGGTCACCTTGGATCGTCTGCGGCGCAAGTACAACCTGCCGATGATTACCCAAGTCCCTCATGTGCCCTACAAGGAAACCATTCGCAAAGCAGCGCCCCGGGTTCATGGCCGCTACAAGCACCAAAGTGGGGGTCATGGCCAATTTGGAGATGTTTACCTGGAAATCAAACCCATGCCTCGGGGGGAAGGGTATCACTTCAACGATAAAATCGTCGGCGGCGTGGTCCCTAAACAGTATATTCCTGGGGTAGAAATGGGGGTGCGCGAGTACCTGAATCAAGGACCCTTGGGATTCCCGGTGGTGGATATTGCCGTTACCCTCACCGATGGGTCCTATCACTCCGTGGATAGTTCAGAACAGTCCTTTAAACAGGCCGCACGTTTGGCAATGCAAGAGGGGTTAGCCCAATGTGAACCCACCTTGCTTGAACCGATCGCCTCGGTGGAGATCTGTGCACCGACGGACTTTACCTCGAATATGATGCAACTGATCAGCGGACGACGGGGGCAAATTTTAGGCTATGAACCCCTAGAAAACTGGAAATCATGGGATAAGGTCTTGGCCTATTTACCCCAGGCAGAAATGCAGGATTTGATTGTGGAGTTGCGATCGCTGACGATGGGAGTTGGGTTTTTCCGCTGGAAGTACGATCACCTCCAGGAAGTCCCAGACAAACTGACCGATCGCCTCTTAGCTGCCGCCGCTAATGGCAACGGGAATTCTAAATAA
- a CDS encoding tetratricopeptide repeat protein, translated as MGVTLGIWMMPLLWIPWDGAGMRAIAQGSSQAALDWVNRGLGSIQAGQVSEAIAAFRQATQLDPTLAVAHYNLGLALRQSGDLQGAADSFYQATQADPRFTLAFANLGAALIEGNNLDRARDYLQRAIALDPQMGLAHYNLGLVLEQQQLLDAAAASFQQAMQYSPTTPEPPYHLGLVYLEQGKLEAAKSAFNRAISITPTHAAAHYHLGFIAYNQGDLNAALDSFRQAAQGNVNYANAYYGAGLVFLRQGNFTEAQRVLEYARDLYTLEGNTERAMNAERLLERSRNP; from the coding sequence GTGGGCGTGACGCTGGGGATTTGGATGATGCCGTTGCTGTGGATACCGTGGGATGGCGCAGGGATGCGCGCGATCGCCCAGGGGAGTTCCCAGGCGGCCCTGGATTGGGTAAACCGGGGACTGGGGTCGATTCAAGCGGGTCAGGTATCTGAGGCGATCGCGGCGTTTCGTCAAGCAACTCAACTGGACCCGACCCTAGCTGTGGCTCATTATAATCTGGGCTTGGCTCTGCGGCAATCGGGAGATTTGCAAGGGGCGGCGGATTCATTTTACCAAGCAACTCAAGCGGACCCTAGATTTACTCTTGCCTTTGCCAATTTAGGGGCGGCCCTGATTGAAGGGAATAATCTCGATCGCGCCCGGGATTATTTACAACGGGCGATCGCCTTGGACCCCCAAATGGGATTGGCTCATTATAATCTAGGTCTGGTCCTGGAGCAACAACAGTTACTGGATGCTGCTGCGGCTTCGTTTCAGCAGGCGATGCAATATAGTCCCACGACTCCTGAACCGCCCTATCATCTCGGACTGGTTTATCTGGAACAAGGGAAACTGGAGGCGGCTAAATCAGCATTTAACCGGGCAATCAGCATTACTCCAACTCATGCTGCGGCTCACTATCATCTGGGGTTTATTGCTTATAATCAAGGGGATTTGAACGCGGCTTTAGACTCATTTCGTCAGGCGGCTCAAGGGAATGTCAATTATGCTAATGCCTATTATGGGGCTGGGTTAGTGTTTCTGCGTCAGGGGAATTTCACCGAGGCTCAACGAGTGTTGGAATATGCCCGAGACCTTTATACTTTGGAGGGAAATACAGAACGGGCGATGAATGCTGAACGATTGTTAGAGCGATCGCGCAATCCCTAA